Genomic window (Diabrotica undecimpunctata isolate CICGRU chromosome 6, icDiaUnde3, whole genome shotgun sequence):
ttggttgttaattttaatggGTCTGCTGAATAAAAATAAGTGTTACCTTAAAAGTAGTAACTTTTAAGCACAAGCTAATACTTATAAGGATAAgatattacttatttttatttgaataaaagtaAGTGTTTTCTTATAAGGTAATACTGGAAAAATATTCTGAAATTTAAGTATATACTTGTAAGTATTAACTTATGCTTGTAAGTATTTACTTGTAAAATTGTCTTGTGATGTTTTTATAGCTGCAAGACGAGTTTTAACAAGTTTGTAAACTTCGTGTGCGTCGTTGGGATTTCTGTGTAGTAGGTACATCCACGTCAGAATTGCCTGTCGAGAGTGGCTGTCAAAGgcttatatttttgtaaaaatattgaaaaatcataCGGTTATAAAGATACTCTTACTTTAGACCCTAATATAGGAAATCTCTGCTTTAGCTGCCCAAATACTCTTTCAATTATCACCCTTTCTCTGGAATGAGTGATATTTAATAATTCCTCGCTTCTGTTTTGGGGGTGTTTGAATGGGCATAATAACCATGGAGAAATTCCATATCCACTATCTCCAAGGAGGCAAAAATTGCCTCTAAGGCTATGTATAACTTGATAAATCGAACTTTGTTTCCAAATCCTCGAATCGTGAACACTTCCAGGCCACTGAGTGTCCACACTTGTAATCACTTCATTTGCATCACACGTTATTTGTACAGTTATGCTAGGAAaaccttttctattaataaattcGTCACCAAATTCTgaaggttttttaatttgaacatgGGTACAATCCAGCGCGCCAATAACAGTAGGTATTTGGAATCGATTTGCCCACTTTGTCCTTGCTTCTTCCATACCTTCCAGGTCAGACGGAAACTTTATCCACTGATGTGATTTCTCAAAAATTCTGTCAGCAACATTATTTATGGTTTTACATACAGTCTTATGGTGAACGCCGAAATTTTCAGCAATACCTGGTTGAAATCCAGTATCACTAACGTATCGTAGAAAAATCTCCATCCTTTGTCGAGAGCTAGTTTCATCTCAAGAGATGGTTTCATCTAGCTGTGGCAAAAAATAATCTGATAGAAAGTCTATACTTTCGCTTTCAAAACGCAATAGAACCTTAGACTTGCTGGGACTTACGTTTTTTCTTTTCATGTGGTGTTTATGTTTACGAACATATATAAAGTCAGTCATAATTATAATAATCAAAAAATGTTTAGAACTACCACTCTACTAGTGTAAGTATGCATAAACTACTGGCGTAAGTATTCAATTGAGATTCCTGAAAAAATATTAAGGTATTACTTAGTAATTGTAGAATatccttctttttattcaactaaAAAGAAGTAATAACTGGAAAAATTTTTGTGTAACCTTATACATTCAGTAACtacttgaaaataaaaaagattacTTATTGCTCTAAGTAAACTCTTTTACATAAAGTaattactgttcttttattcaatTAATATTAAGTATATACTTAAATACGAGGAAGTAAAagcaaatacttatttttattcaatagacccagtgttgtgtttaataaattaattcctctgtaattttctgggtacgatttgtctccttttttgaagaaaagtattaggatgcttgatttccattctttgaggaattctgttttgttttattattttttggattagttttagtagtttggtcagatctggtcctccgtactttataAGTTCGTTAGCAATTATAATTCGTAGTAGAAATTCTCTAAAAGCAAATTTAAATATCCCAGCACATACAAAACTAATGAATGAGGATTTGTAATAAATGTAGAAAACAAAAAgacttataaataattaaaatacagattaataaatataatttgttataaaaaactACTTACCAATATTAATTGACCAATCGTTAACAAATCGATATCTCAATTTATTGCAAGctacatataaataatatttccCATTACAGGATCAAAATGTATTACCTAGGTCGCCACTTCATAGATTCTGATAAACAACGAAATCAAAAACAAAACCAAACCATACCAAAATCCAGAAAAATTTTAGGATCCGACAAAGTAAATGTAGAAATAGTTAAACTCTTCAATATCAAGTACCAATGcaatatctttaataacatatACAATAGTAAAAAATATGATCAGATTGGCTAAAGTCAATTTTCGTAGCAATTCCAAAGAAACAAAAACGCCAGTCGCTGCGAAGAACATCGCCTAATCAGCCATTAATTAGCCACGTACTCAAATGTACTTAAAGCGTTCTTAAAAGCAATTTACTAGAGAGAAACACAGTTTAAGAGTTTAGAAAAACGAAAGGCAATTTTTGCATGCAGTTATTGGTGCAAAAATGCTATGAGCAGAGGAGGGATGTCCTTATTTACTTTATAGATTAGCAAAGAGCTTTTAACAATGTAAGACATGATGTGGTAAAACAGGCGTTAAGGGAAATTGGTCTTGACAGAAAAGAAATAAGGATGATCCAACAACTGTAATGGAATCAAAAGACAGAATTAAGTACTTCAAAGAGTCTATATATACAAAAGTAGAATTAAGTTTTGGTGTCAGGCAGAGCAGCATCCTCTCTTCTCTGCTGTTTAGGTCCTTTTCTGCAATTCTTAaaaataatttgcgatatgccgatgatacagctgTCATAGTAGAATTACAAGtgatagtaaataataataatacagtgGGAGAACAATATGGTCTCATGATTAacatcacaaaaaccaaatgtataATAACCAGCAGACAAACTTATAAGGAAACACCGCTAAAAATAAACAACCAACGTATAAACAGAGTtgagaaatttaaatatcttggaGTTAGCTTAAACAGCAAACGGGACAAATATATGAGTAGCAATAGCTAGAAATACTTCTACCAAATTCAATAACTACCTTTGTCAGGTAGTAGTAGTAGTTTTAAGGTTGCTTAAAATGTCATAAGTCGATCATATTACAAATGAAGAGATCTTAAGACGAACTAATACCCAAAGAGAGCTTTTAAATATCGCCAATCAGCGAAAGGTCTTAAATCCAGGCCATATTTTAAGAGGCGGCAAAATTAAAGGTCGGAGAGAACAAACTCGCAAACAACACTCGTGGTTCAGAGACATAAGGAAGTGGTAAAACATACCTGATAttgatacaataataaaaaaaatcagaagAAGGAatagagtaaacaataagaacatccccccaagttcagatatctcagtagttggataactgaagatctagatccagacatagagatacgtagcagaattgagcaagccagaacagcatttactattatgagaaccttgctaagcaacagcagccttaactaaACGCCTCAATAttgctttgtaaaatgttacatttactccatactgctgtATGAAGTAGAAAACTGGACCacaaaggccaatgtgatgaaccgattggaggcctttgaaatgtgggtatttgtaagactacttaaaatttccTGGatagatcacacaacaaatgtcgaagtattaaatcgaatgggcagagaacgagaattgctgccaataataaaaagaagaaaaaatgcttatctgggtcatctatttcgaaattccaagaaccagttcttaaagcttattatgaaaGGAAAATTCGTGGCTTAAAGAAAGAAATACTcgtggcttaaaaacataagggattggacaaatcTCGATGCCCATGCttctctttagagccacacaagaccgagaggagtatgccagaattgtcgccaacatccactaattggatagggcaccataagaagaagaaggatccTTACGCATAATCGAACCAGCATGCTCGTCTACACGTTGCATAGCGCACAGCATCAGAAGAAAACGATTTGAAGCTACAAACatcaataaaaaatcaaaaaaactttaGCCAACGTTTTAAACCACATTtggtaaaaaaagaatatttaaaatatttatttgaactaaGGGTTTGTGTAGAGAATAATAAAGAGAACCAATAGGTAAATGGTTAAATTTagcacttttttttttaattctgctagcttgaatcttaagccagcagaatcgctccccttaaggttggtttggtggtgaaaaattattagggtggtaataaattagtgaaaaatgggtgaaaaaatattacgtaggttaaattggattccgctcatgtgtccccgctagcttaagggtcctataTGAATATACAAGGCGGGAAAAATATTGGAACAAAGATTAGAATCAGCTTATATGAACCAAAATATGTCCATTAGCATACAAATTAGCAAATTaacattataatatattaaagtaTTTTATGGCCTACCTTTCATTGCCAAGCCCTCTGGAGTACAAGGTTTGGTACCGATGACGCAGTCAATGTAACTTCTGACGATTCTATCATTCTTTAGCACATCATTTAAGTTGATTTTTCTTAGAGCTTTTACATTTTCTTCAAAGGACTTTGGGGCACCAAACACCACAACTACGAAAGTCACAATAAGAAATGTAGATAAATACCAACCcctcattttaatttttatttttaccctGTGATTGTGTGCTTTAAAGTAAAGAGTTAATGTgaatttatctgaaatttttatcGGTTTATATACCCCTTTTCTTTTCTTCGTggttataaaactaaaaatattttttagttttagtggGATCCGATCATTTAATGGCCAATTAACGCATAATAAGGTTAAATCTAATGAAAGAGGAaggtataaaaaatacataataatgaTACCATGTCGACAATGGTTTATAGAACAATTAAATTAAttacttaaaataattaaaatattaacttGTGGATGAAAAGCTACTTCTAAACTCTTTATAGCAGTTTAAATAATTACACATCATCAGCGTGAGAAGATGGAGGTGTATGTTGATAAAATTATGTTCAAGGTAAGATGactttagaattttttttattttgttacttttttcaTTTGCTATTTGGAAAATAGGCTGTAAACTATTTCTGCATattctttaattttctcgaaaCATGCATTTAATGATTTTGTTACTGTTTGTTGTAGTCTATATGGTGTTTTACGTAGACTTATATGTAAAAATAATCGAATTCAAAACcttttcaaaataatttcaaaaaaaattagcATTTTGTAGATCTACATATCTAAAATATTTAGAGCTAACTATCAACTTCGGTCAAACATGAAGACACCAtcaaatttgttatttttaatggaaCATCGTGTACATTATTGTTAATGGATCATAGGCACATTTTGTCTATACGCAACATAAtctacagtgatgagtgtcttaccacccggcaaaatagcggaaaggatagaagacagattaagttgtgagatagtacgagataaggctagttattagacgtgtctatttgacttcagtcataattatacggatgacctcgaaaatattttattttaataatttctgatgttagaataaatgattaaatatattatagtatatttaatcatatatatataatatatatgattaATATATATGATTATAATAGTATATAATATATCATATATAGattaaagatatattatagtaaaaaacattaattagtagcgattttaaattataaatctttaagtttatttaataataaaaataactcaactgaaatatttgactaaactaaatagatatgatcagtccgaaaacaattgttgtatgtggagttggcgtaatagttagagacgttgtctattgataagaagactggggttcaattcacaccaagggtaacatttttgttttactcaatcaaaaataatagaaaatatgatacatattaggtaacaagttttcgaaaaactcattatttacaatttattcttattccaatgttataaaatagcaatacaaaatatttcaagttcaattccagttttacagtcttcagttgtgaatggaaaataatccattgaagactgtttaatgtcaaatccatcactaaattctcagtgttaatatcaattcctctgtacaggtaatgattttcaaaacaattgacgacattggaatggatgcgcgcgaacagctacctgctttatagctaaccaaatcatcaagccttcaagttatcaaataataacacatcgagaagtgttttttacggtaaacagaaactttttattgaaaaaacaattcgtgaaaaggattttaacggtcgaggaaaaagtgcaaattgttgtctggcatgtgaatggattatcagacaacatgattagacaacaatttgtaaatatgtttccaaataggccggctccagcacgatcaacaattcagtctattatacgtaatttttatACTTATGGATcagtgttcgatccaagaggagttcgcagacgaagggaggtaaatccagatttggagctaagggacactttgatttgtgcaagtattgagcaaaatcctacccaatcaacacctcgtctcggagaacaatgtggaattccaagatttagagtaggtgaaattttgtaattacatcgataccgtccctataaacttcataaatccaatgGGGAttcctggggatcaatatagaagtttagaattttgtcaaactgcaatggaaatgtcacatcaagatgaacattttttagagaacgttttgttcaccgatgaatgtacggtttcattgcatggccgtcacaattcaatcaatgctaggtattgatttcgaggaaatcctcgtcagatttatgtcgctcgtacccagcgtcttcgaaaagtaaatgtttggggaggcataatagggaatcatgtcattggtccatttggGTCAtggacggtatgttgactgggcggaaatacttggaacttctgcaaaatgaaattgtcccagccctttgtaatttaccaatacctttcgattccatatggtttcaacacgatggttgtcctgcacataattctcgcatcgtcagtgaatatctcagtgcgacttttcctaatcgattgattagtgaccacggatatttttttatttttgtagaatttttacttatttaaacattctttaaaagtttttactttattttcgaaagtacgacgatactgttttgtcaataagattttttgttttaactgtagttttgtttagtgattcaaagtaAAACGATcgttgcataatttcaaattattaaaaaaaaagaaaaccacatgtgggttttgaactgtaatcgtctgcgatgtctgtatcgcaatgtcgaattcttaccactaatccacgaaggatttataattattccgttacaagagtgtatgaaactcctcaaatcatagtagaaattattcttggttaataatttaaaactttagattaaataatcactattaattaaaatattttattaacatttttgctttattgtggtcgatcagtttttactttatgcgaaattaaaaaatggaaatacgtcacacattcgacgttactcataataattatgaccgaggtgatttagctcgaatctaacgtctaaaggtgtgagactatcgatagtggtaatgtaatgtaatataaattataggtttttccgattatttctcacctctatgagtttcatctctttttatttcacaaggtaattgtgttttctatctcttacgttaaaaggccgggtggtaagacactcatcactgtatatgcaAGTGGTAAATTAGCGAACGTACTGCTTGAAATGGAAAACCTTCAAATTGATGTTTTAGGTATAAGTGACGTACAGTGGCCAGGTTCAGGcaaacaaattacaaataatgGAACCATGTATTATTCAGGTAACAATGAGGTTAATCATCGCTATGGTGTTGCTATTTTAGTTGCAAAAAAGGTTAATTACTCTGTGAGAAGTTTTACTCCTTATTCTGATAGGATCTTATCAATACAACTTCAGTCTAAAAAAGGTATAGTAGATTTTATTCAAGTTTATGCTCAtacggcagataaagatgacaacgatatcgaactattttaccaTGATTTGGAACAAgtcttaaaatcaatgaagaaacatcacactacaatAGTAATGGGCGACTTCAATGTCAAAGTTGGCCAGGGAAGAGTGGATGGATATGTGGGGGAATATGGTCTAGGAAATAGAAATGAACAGGGTGACCGTTTGATACAATTTTGCCAGACGGAAGAATTTGTAATAGCTAATACACTTTTTAAGCtaccaaaaagaagattgtatacatggaaatctcccgGTGATACAACGAATAGAATAAtccgaaatcaaattgactttgttcTCATTAAACAAAGATTTAGACCATAACTCCATAGTAGTCACATTACGAACAAAATTGAAACTGGTTAAAAAACCCACACAAAGTAGAATTGATATAAAGAGATTAAGGGAACCACAAACAAAGGAGCAAACTGTAAAAACTCTTACTGAAAATCTACGTAATGCCCAAGAACTGAATAAAAGTAGTTATAACATTGATCagaaatgggaaaatataaaagtagccATTATTAAATcagcaaatgaaaacttaaaaccaaagaaaagaaaacataaagactggatgactgaagaaatactactattaatgaatgaatgaaaatcattcaaaacaaaaaatccaattaaatataatgaaactgatcgattaattaaaaagagaataaaagaagctaaggagaGAATGTTACACGAGCAGtgccaaaaactagaagaaattaagaaaaaatatgacatttttaacatgcataaaagaattaaggAATTAACAGGAATTAGAAAAACACTTTaaactaggcaactaagagatgaaagtggtgcacttataacagataaccaaaaaatgcagagatgggcacaatatatagcacaactttttgaagacaaagagagaacagaagcaccaaaagaatttaaggatgtcactgggcctgacattatacgagaagaaattgaatatgcaataaaacaagctaaaggtggtaaatctcccgggcctgatgaagttcctatcgaattactcaaaattgtgaatactgaatctattgatcttattttggatctattcaataccatatatagaacaggtataatacctaaagaatgactccaatcaacattcatactgctacccaaaaaagccaacaaaggagtgcaatgaacatcgcaccatagccttaatgaatcatgtcttgaaattgtttttaaaataattcacaatagaatacataagaaattagatgaaggcataagtaatacacaaatgggatttaggaaaggactgggaacacgagatgcactgtttgcagtaagtgttctttcgcagagatgcttagatataaatcaggaagtatatgcctgtttcattgattttgagaaggtatttgacagagtgcagcataatcggcttaaagaaattttattaaataaaaacatagacagtagagacattagaatcatatgtaacctctattggaaccaaacagcaaaagtgaaagttgaaaatgaactgaccgaggatatacagattcgccgtggggtccgccaagggtgtattttattacccttgttattcaatttacacagtgaagccatctcagaattagtgCTTGCCGAGGTCACTGAGGGCCTTATattaaacggtgagccacttaataacataagatatgctgacgacaccgtccttctggtaggaacactagaagaactgcaacaccttgctgaaatgaacacatcaaagttaagctagtactagataatacagaaattgaacaaatatcttcgtacaactaccttggagcatggatcacagaagatactgatcagacaaaagaaataagatgccgcattgaaattgcacggtcgacttttaatagaatgagaaaacttttttgtaatcgcgatatcaatatatcgctccgaataagaatgcttcgatgttatattttctctacccttttgtatggggttgaagcttggacacttaaaaaatccaacattaaaaacctcgaagcattcgaaatgtggtgttactaacgtattttgaaaatatcatggatggatcgcaaaacaaacgaacaagttctcgaacaactaggaaaacaatgcgaagttttaaattccataaaaatcaggatattggaatacttggggcacattgtgagaggtgaaaaatacgaactactaaggaatataatgcagggaaaaatcaaaggcagaagaagcgtaggaagacgtaaaatctcgtggctacgcaatctccgtgaatggtttggatgcagttcaattgagctattcaggcgcgtaaccaacaaaattataattgccagaatgatttccaatctctgataggagcggaacttgaagaagaataagaagaagaaggcacAATTTTCAAATGAATATatgcaaataaatataaaataactaCAAAATATCAATTTGTAAACTGTTACATTGATTACATAAGATTTTCGTTAACAATAATAGGAAATAGAAGCCATCCAATAGTAAACAGTGTTTTTCTTCGGTCCTACAAAATTTGCAATTTACGGTGGGATTTACGAAtggtgtttaaaaaaattatagtacAATAATTAGCTGATAAACTGTAagtcatttttatataattattaaattgtttttaaaagggTTTCGGACTTGAGACGAATCAGGATGTGATTAATCTATTACGTATAATACCTAATAGATTTATCTAAAATgttttaaagaattaaaaacaTTAAGAAGATATTTTTGCCTTTAATAGATACCACTTGGTCGTCAGCGTATAAACGGGCTTGTAAGGGTGCTGGAATGTTTTTGAATATATTGTTGTGatatttatttcaatgtctatttaatttataatgtcttgttcttatcttaattcattaaaaggcacaataattgatattagtttatttatcactaaacatacataatttattagtaggcgagcgtaacaacaatatcgcgagcgtgaatcttctttattaactgcccCTTCAATtagagttccgttattatataccagtgccgttatctcgacaagtctaaaaccttcgatggcgaaacggtaaaggcaaactggatttccctcgcatcggttcgaaCTCATTCTGGAAGGTCATTCAGGTAAAtcgaagcctctcgtaaaatctaaaacatattagcattagtcatcatatattttacagttatttttaggccaggatatctatcgtaacattgcccccctcttaaaagatggttcctcctggaaccttgtcgggactggaaccggaactgtatgctggtatcggcaactggaccctcttttacaacttccagttgtataaaaatgacaagggacggttttctctccgcaccagtaactatgcggattgcaacagacttacacctggacttcggtgtctttgaagatctcctccaccatatttcggataaccctccaatctaattggcggcactccaactttggtatggctaacttttgcacgtcggactctagtacgtgctctctcaattgaagtaaggcttcccatacatctcagtaggtaggttggtcacgggcagtgtcttttgtcaccaggtagaaaaggtaacgtgatgcatcttggagcttcaaggttttaccgggagctggcacttggcattgaagttctgcaactcgaccaaacttccttcgaaagacggatgccaaccctggtgcgtctttgatactggccgggatggtaagggctagcgagtagtcatcggggagcgcgagtagatcttgcttttcttcagtggtaacaccatgtctcgctttaccaatacctccataggcacccatgaattcctcaaacgtgaggtcagacacatcttggacttggtttacttccacttcttcatctacgtcgtggtcaccttcgaaagacgccagccggttatggtgtactatcatcggctttcccctcggaatcttgcttattcgatagatgacatcgttgattttctccatgacgaggtatggaccttcccaaaactgctgcaatttgggagaacaaccttttcgcttcttgggattatacagccagactttgtcgttcttcttaaagcaacccttttcggcttgtgtatcgtaccgtttcttcattcggtcgctagcgatctgaaggtgggaacggaccaactcatgtacatcgtccattctttttcgtaattcgatcacataatcttcacccgctacatcttctccaggtcgacacccaaactctagatcacaaggtagtcgcatttcgcgtccgaataggactttggctggtgtctggcctgttgattcgttaacagcagatctgtaggccattgtgaagaacggaaggtattggtctcagtctcgctgatgatcgg
Coding sequences:
- the LOC140444293 gene encoding ejaculatory bulb-specific protein 3-like, encoding MRGWYLSTFLIVTFVVVVFGAPKSFEENVKALRKINLNDVLKNDRIVRSYIDCVIGTKPCTPEGLAMKESWKEGLDKTCDKCEEEDKIKVKKVVKYIYLNHRDWYDELANTFDKDKKYQTKYQEYIDQLLVDPAI